A region of Reichenbachiella carrageenanivorans DNA encodes the following proteins:
- a CDS encoding sigma-70 family RNA polymerase sigma factor translates to MSQAEAALYRPLLHTIAYKIVGCSAVAEDMVQDTFLNWFKTERQEVKDAKAYLISSVRNLSLNYLKKKKDELFENLTPNLPSFSINTDISYLDIKHEIAESMAVLLKKLAPAERAVFVLKEVFNFDYADLPAILGKTSDNCRQLLSRAQQKLTQEKERFALEPHKLSTLIGNFKKATLGEFEDLIKNLKEDISVDIKSTEPLD, encoded by the coding sequence ATGTCACAGGCAGAAGCAGCATTATATCGTCCCTTATTACATACCATCGCTTACAAGATCGTTGGGTGTTCGGCTGTGGCCGAAGATATGGTGCAGGATACTTTTCTGAATTGGTTTAAAACCGAGCGGCAGGAAGTAAAGGATGCCAAAGCCTATTTGATTTCTTCGGTGAGAAATTTGAGTCTTAATTATTTGAAAAAGAAAAAGGATGAGTTGTTTGAAAACTTAACACCTAATCTTCCTTCATTTAGTATTAATACTGATATTTCTTATTTGGATATTAAACACGAAATAGCAGAATCTATGGCTGTGCTTTTGAAAAAGCTCGCGCCAGCTGAAAGAGCAGTTTTTGTATTGAAAGAGGTTTTCAATTTTGATTATGCAGACTTGCCAGCTATTCTAGGCAAAACATCTGACAACTGTCGTCAGCTATTGAGTAGAGCTCAACAAAAATTGACACAGGAAAAAGAGCGCTTTGCATTAGAGCCACACAAATTATCTACATTGATTGGCAATTTTAAAAAGGCAACATTGGGTGAATTTGAAGATTTAATTAAAAATCTGAAAGAAGATATATCAGTAGATATAAAGTCTACCGAACCCCTTGATTGA
- the gldJ gene encoding gliding motility lipoprotein GldJ — translation MKKFVPYLNASAILVGLTMGLSSCGSMGGGGHATSSNPGDASTATGLAFNEEDGGFQVNDFRGQPEGPNLRFIEGGRTVLGTFEEDVANTSDNHERTVTVASFYMDETEVANIHWLEYLHYVRLDSSREFYESALPDTTVWAKNLAYNDPYVDHYLRYPGFRFFPVVGVTWKQAQDFCLWRSIVVNQKLAEEAGYYDEAMEAESDLPSAGRIPLESGFVLPNYRLPTEAEWEYAAQALIGTQWLDENQTHSRLYPWDGHALRNPYGKQLGTFLANFKRGRGDYAGIAGKLNDGAMITTYIYDYPPNDFGLYNMAGNVNEWVQDVYRPLSYQDFDDLNPVRRDGFLDEEDGYDFANYNSLINDRVRVYKGGSWADVAYWMSPGTRRYLEEDSATSTIGFRCAMIRAGTNY, via the coding sequence ATGAAAAAATTTGTTCCTTACTTAAACGCATCAGCAATTCTTGTTGGTCTCACAATGGGTCTTTCCTCTTGTGGTTCAATGGGTGGCGGCGGTCATGCGACAAGTAGCAATCCCGGTGATGCAAGTACTGCCACTGGACTAGCTTTCAATGAAGAAGATGGTGGTTTTCAGGTCAATGACTTTCGCGGTCAGCCAGAAGGACCTAACCTAAGGTTTATTGAAGGCGGAAGAACCGTACTCGGTACTTTTGAAGAAGATGTAGCTAATACTAGCGACAATCACGAGAGAACGGTAACAGTAGCTTCATTCTATATGGATGAAACTGAAGTAGCTAACATTCACTGGTTAGAGTATTTGCACTATGTGCGGTTAGACTCTTCTCGTGAATTTTATGAGTCTGCTTTGCCTGATACGACTGTTTGGGCTAAAAACTTGGCATACAACGATCCGTATGTCGATCACTATTTAAGATACCCTGGTTTTAGATTTTTCCCTGTAGTGGGTGTGACTTGGAAACAAGCACAAGATTTCTGCCTATGGAGGTCTATTGTAGTAAACCAAAAACTGGCTGAAGAAGCTGGGTATTATGATGAAGCTATGGAAGCTGAGTCTGATCTACCTTCTGCAGGAAGAATTCCACTAGAGTCTGGTTTTGTATTACCAAACTACCGTCTCCCAACTGAAGCAGAATGGGAATATGCTGCACAAGCACTTATCGGTACACAATGGCTTGATGAAAACCAAACACACAGCAGACTTTACCCTTGGGATGGTCATGCACTAAGAAATCCTTATGGTAAGCAATTGGGAACTTTTCTTGCTAACTTCAAAAGAGGTAGAGGTGACTACGCTGGTATCGCAGGTAAACTGAATGATGGAGCCATGATCACTACCTATATTTATGATTACCCTCCAAACGATTTTGGTCTATACAACATGGCTGGTAATGTAAATGAATGGGTACAAGATGTTTATCGTCCACTCTCTTATCAGGATTTTGATGACTTGAACCCTGTGAGACGTGATGGGTTCCTTGACGAAGAAGATGGTTATGATTTTGCTAACTATAACTCACTAATCAACGACAGAGTAAGAGTGTATAAAGGAGGTTCTTGGGCTGATGTGGCTTACTGGATGTCTCCTGGTACTAGAAGATATTTAGAAGAAGATTCTGCTACGTCTACCATTGGTTTCCGATGTGCGATGATTAGAGCAGGTACTAACTACTAA
- a CDS encoding retropepsin-like aspartic protease, with product MKTFAFLLSCLCTSWAFAQKPVKSIPFEIFGDHIIIQLSVDGSEPLDFIFDSGDGITVIDEEIADRLHLVKESVVLNEGTVAGSLIKHNKLEIGDYLLEKNIKVYATDLDHLEISLGRDFDGIIGYDLLHHHAVRIDYDNLKFEIYDHGQHPKKGEPVSFKLNTAIPTIAGQVVLNNGESHPGTFFVMTGAGTTLDFNSPFANKYDVIHKTGEHYSYYVKSISDIETKHYEGMVKSFSFGNQKFDDLPIGISQATSGTQAHAKVAGILGNKILSRYNVIFDLPAKLIYFEKNKNFDDHFTVNCSGIDIQLSSDKKKVLIHQVFEGSAAEAVGIETNAELVSIDGQRALTDVNFVEIQKMLVQPGKTIKLLVAQNGEEKSVNLALKPLL from the coding sequence ATGAAAACTTTTGCTTTCTTATTATCCTGTCTTTGTACTTCATGGGCTTTCGCTCAAAAGCCTGTAAAAAGTATTCCTTTCGAGATTTTTGGTGATCATATCATTATTCAGTTGAGTGTGGATGGATCTGAGCCGTTGGATTTCATTTTTGACTCGGGAGATGGTATTACCGTGATCGACGAAGAAATAGCAGATCGGCTACATCTTGTCAAAGAGTCTGTTGTGCTCAATGAAGGTACTGTAGCTGGTTCTCTTATCAAGCACAATAAACTTGAGATCGGAGATTATCTATTAGAAAAAAACATAAAAGTATATGCGACAGATTTGGACCATCTGGAAATAAGTCTAGGTCGCGATTTTGATGGCATTATAGGATATGATTTGCTGCACCATCATGCTGTGCGTATAGATTATGACAATCTAAAATTTGAAATTTATGATCATGGTCAGCACCCTAAAAAAGGTGAACCTGTTTCATTTAAACTGAATACAGCTATACCTACCATTGCTGGTCAAGTAGTACTCAATAATGGAGAATCGCACCCAGGCACTTTTTTCGTGATGACTGGTGCAGGTACTACATTGGATTTTAATTCACCATTTGCTAATAAATATGATGTCATTCATAAAACAGGCGAACACTATTCATATTATGTAAAGAGTATATCTGATATAGAGACCAAACACTATGAAGGTATGGTAAAGTCTTTTTCGTTTGGTAATCAAAAATTTGATGATCTGCCGATAGGTATAAGTCAGGCTACATCGGGTACGCAAGCGCATGCGAAAGTAGCTGGAATATTGGGCAATAAGATTTTGAGTAGGTACAACGTAATCTTTGACTTGCCTGCTAAGCTGATCTATTTTGAAAAAAACAAAAACTTCGATGATCACTTTACGGTCAATTGCAGTGGTATTGATATTCAATTGTCTTCAGATAAAAAGAAAGTACTGATTCACCAAGTATTCGAAGGTAGTGCTGCTGAGGCTGTAGGAATAGAAACCAATGCAGAATTAGTAAGCATTGATGGGCAACGGGCTTTGACGGATGTCAATTTTGTTGAAATCCAAAAAATGCTTGTTCAGCCAGGTAAAACGATAAAACTACTTGTTGCACAAAATGGCGAAGAAAAATCAGTTAACCTCGCCTTGAAACCATTGCTATAA
- a CDS encoding ComF family protein, whose protein sequence is MIKKYWKDFLSLIYPNVCYNCDVALVEGEEKICLRCYRDFPLTKYHLTVPNPLVQMCSGNEKVKGAFCYMKFNKHGIAQLMLHELKYKGNISMGLALGQWFARYIQTELKEAEIDVIIPVPLHKAKQRKRGYNQSEVLARGMNKITGISIVRQALIRTKNVSTQTKKGKVERWQNVDDLYQVINAEQLEGKNVLLLDDVITTGATIAAAAEVLSVSGVGQIYLGCIASGK, encoded by the coding sequence ATGATAAAAAAATACTGGAAAGACTTTCTTTCATTGATCTACCCCAATGTTTGTTACAATTGTGATGTGGCTTTGGTCGAAGGTGAGGAAAAAATATGTCTTCGCTGCTATCGTGATTTTCCTTTGACTAAATATCATCTCACAGTGCCGAATCCTTTGGTTCAAATGTGTTCAGGCAATGAGAAGGTGAAAGGAGCCTTTTGCTATATGAAATTCAATAAGCATGGTATTGCTCAGCTCATGTTGCATGAATTGAAATATAAAGGTAATATTTCGATGGGTTTAGCGCTGGGTCAGTGGTTTGCTCGATATATCCAAACCGAACTCAAAGAAGCAGAAATTGACGTCATTATTCCAGTACCATTGCATAAAGCTAAACAAAGAAAAAGGGGATATAACCAAAGTGAAGTACTGGCTAGAGGTATGAATAAGATTACTGGTATCAGCATCGTAAGGCAGGCACTGATTAGAACGAAAAATGTAAGTACACAAACGAAGAAAGGTAAAGTAGAACGTTGGCAAAATGTAGACGATCTTTATCAAGTAATAAATGCCGAACAGCTTGAAGGTAAGAACGTCTTGTTACTTGATGACGTGATTACTACAGGAGCAACTATAGCAGCTGCGGCTGAGGTCTTGTCAGTTTCTGGAGTAGGTCAGATATATTTGGGTTGTATTGCTTCGGGCAAATAA
- a CDS encoding ABC transporter substrate-binding protein, with protein MRKTWPYSTILSLALLALCFVSCETKQSTHDFSPISNNKTLNLNFHDNVIRLNPLRAKNDAEKFIAALVFDRLFESNQNSMIVSKYTYDTLADTHYFDLYPKKQFHDGTRIDTKSIKTFFKYLIAHHLNEEPVSAFFTSMEGYPSINWYRKNRGIVDSLPQGFQIISDSKFSIKLNTRHQEILTWLQSPLFTLFKQAKGEYIGTGAYLLTSMNEDISAQLNKTAFAESPIETINISFTKNDDLVYAEFFRGSLDLITYQPLHKTPSPQTNKMNHIINTKYPEYQVTTSKRVIIRYAQLNNIQDSLLIKKVLHCLPKEKGQFIHLGSNVSIESYNLDSLKTESKNDTTLFKIKWYTKISGKQKPYLSNSKNINFSQTNPENIDPTQPHIVLKEISLDLLDSNDESKTLQTLVENLKNRELAKYIILDRFPEYVIYSNTLSGIKENSSLNESVKFMYFDSPQTY; from the coding sequence ATGAGAAAAACCTGGCCATATTCAACAATTTTAAGCTTGGCCTTACTGGCACTCTGTTTTGTTTCATGTGAAACAAAACAGAGCACACACGATTTCTCACCTATATCAAATAACAAAACCTTAAACCTAAATTTCCACGACAATGTCATCCGACTTAACCCTTTAAGGGCGAAAAACGATGCGGAAAAATTTATTGCAGCACTCGTATTCGACCGTTTATTTGAATCAAACCAAAACAGCATGATCGTCAGCAAATACACCTACGATACACTAGCTGACACACATTATTTCGATCTATATCCAAAAAAACAATTTCACGATGGCACAAGAATAGATACAAAATCCATCAAAACATTTTTTAAATACTTAATTGCACATCACCTAAATGAAGAGCCTGTATCAGCATTCTTTACATCAATGGAGGGTTATCCTTCTATTAATTGGTATAGAAAGAACAGAGGCATAGTCGATAGCCTCCCACAGGGTTTTCAGATCATTAGCGATTCAAAATTTAGTATAAAACTAAATACCAGACATCAGGAAATATTGACCTGGCTACAGTCTCCCCTTTTTACACTTTTTAAGCAAGCAAAGGGCGAATATATAGGCACTGGAGCCTATCTGTTAACAAGTATGAATGAAGATATATCAGCTCAATTAAACAAAACAGCCTTTGCAGAGTCACCAATTGAGACCATCAATATCAGTTTTACTAAAAATGATGATTTAGTATATGCCGAATTTTTCAGAGGATCTCTTGATTTAATTACCTACCAACCACTCCATAAAACACCCTCGCCACAAACCAATAAAATGAACCACATCATCAATACAAAATATCCTGAATACCAAGTGACTACTAGCAAAAGAGTAATCATAAGATATGCTCAACTCAATAATATTCAAGATTCATTATTAATTAAAAAAGTACTCCATTGCCTACCTAAAGAAAAAGGTCAATTTATTCACTTAGGTTCTAATGTCTCTATAGAAAGTTATAATCTGGACTCCTTGAAAACGGAAAGCAAGAATGACACTACTCTATTTAAAATAAAATGGTACACCAAGATCTCAGGAAAACAAAAACCATATCTGTCAAACTCAAAAAATATAAACTTTAGTCAGACAAATCCAGAAAATATAGATCCTACCCAGCCACATATCGTACTAAAAGAAATATCATTGGATTTATTAGATTCAAACGATGAAAGTAAAACATTACAAACATTAGTTGAAAATCTAAAAAACAGAGAATTGGCAAAATATATAATTCTTGATCGTTTTCCAGAGTATGTTATTTACAGTAATACTTTATCAGGTATTAAAGAAAATAGTAGTTTGAATGAATCTGTAAAATTTATGTATTTTGACTCGCCCCAAACCTATTAA
- a CDS encoding DUF4175 family protein, translating into MTSTQDILKKKLNAFKKKYYTNILIKNVIIFIALVLSIYLIITGLESSFSLNTLGRTILFFSSIVLLLIILFKLIIKPYLNIIRASSQITDEEAAKLIGQFFPEIKDKLLNTIQLSRISDENNSLILASIEKRSLEISPFEFTTSIDFKTNKKYLKYAAYPSLILVLLFFLVPQYLTESTNRIVNYDKEFEPSRLFQIIPVNKEFIAFKNEDFVLEVEVIGSAIPDQIYVDARGRKAKMKNITNGHFEYTFTKVQDHFHFKIEAADYESAKIEVEVLQRPDIKAFNIDLNYPDYTGKKDEKLENVGNLIIPEGTLVTWTVQTVETQKIQIQFVSERAKVQLESIGNQLFEVKKTIKKSDSYQLHLENENSRNKDSIAYQIDVIKDEFPKIAIDTYQDTTLYAFIIFNGLVSDDYGISKLEFVYTKNDTRTIHSIPFNKQLTSQDYYYQWNLDSLDLKEGENIEYFIRVWDNDGINGKKPSQTATYNFKLPEKNEIKEKIDKQAIGAKKELDKSLEEAQDLNDQIKDIQNDLKSKENLNWQENKKVNDLIKQKEKLENAIEKISQQNKDLAKKQERFNQPNEKLQQKVAQLQKLMDEILDEETKQLYKELKKLLEEQKGSDDIEEVMDQIEKKEENLQKEIERAIEMFKRLQFDYKMDEIINDLDKLEKEQEKLSEETLDKKNDTQSLKEQQEELNKDFEDIEKQMEQLDELNQEMKQPENLEDLSEEESNIKKEQQESQKQLQDNKRKKSSESQKKAADNINQMKNKMSDMQASMEMMMMQENLDHLRDIIDNLVKISFDQERIMTAFKGVNQSDPRFVTLSQEQLKLKDDAVIIEDSLLSLANRVFQIQSFITREVGAMNDEIEASLQGLKDRRMSEATTHQQYAMSAINNLALLLDDVLQQMQQQMADAMGKPQKGQKGKKKNMSGLSELQQQLNKKIEDLKKSGKSGRPLSKELAELAAEQEMLRNELQNLQDQLEEKEGEGTGKNLKEAIEKMEKTEQDLVNKRITQETINRQKDILTRMLKAENALRERELDHEREAEQANNYERALPPAFEEYIKAKQKELELLNTVPPKMNPYYKEEVNKYFRRLNEQ; encoded by the coding sequence TTGACAAGTACACAAGACATATTGAAAAAGAAGCTAAATGCTTTCAAAAAGAAGTATTATACTAATATTCTGATCAAAAATGTCATCATATTTATTGCCTTAGTACTTTCCATTTATCTTATTATCACTGGTTTAGAAAGTTCGTTTTCCTTGAATACTTTAGGTAGAACTATACTTTTCTTTTCATCTATTGTTTTGTTATTAATCATATTATTCAAATTGATTATCAAGCCATATTTGAATATTATTCGGGCAAGTAGCCAAATAACGGATGAAGAAGCAGCTAAACTCATTGGTCAATTTTTCCCAGAAATAAAAGATAAATTGCTGAATACCATTCAGTTAAGTCGTATTTCTGATGAAAACAACAGTTTGATCCTCGCTAGTATAGAAAAACGCTCTCTTGAGATTTCTCCCTTTGAGTTTACGACAAGCATTGACTTCAAAACCAATAAAAAATATCTAAAGTATGCCGCTTACCCAAGTCTCATCTTAGTGCTACTTTTTTTTCTAGTTCCACAATACCTCACAGAAAGCACCAATAGAATTGTAAACTATGACAAAGAGTTTGAGCCATCTAGGTTATTTCAAATCATTCCAGTCAACAAAGAATTTATAGCTTTTAAAAATGAAGATTTTGTATTAGAAGTAGAGGTAATTGGCTCCGCTATTCCAGACCAAATCTATGTGGACGCTAGAGGCCGAAAAGCCAAAATGAAAAACATAACCAATGGCCATTTTGAATATACTTTCACTAAAGTTCAAGATCATTTTCATTTCAAAATAGAAGCAGCTGATTATGAATCCGCAAAAATTGAAGTTGAAGTTCTACAACGACCAGACATTAAAGCATTCAACATAGATTTGAACTATCCCGATTACACAGGCAAAAAAGACGAAAAACTAGAAAATGTAGGAAACCTAATCATACCAGAAGGCACTCTAGTAACATGGACTGTTCAAACAGTAGAAACTCAAAAAATACAAATTCAATTTGTGTCTGAAAGAGCTAAAGTACAATTAGAAAGTATTGGTAATCAATTATTTGAAGTTAAAAAAACCATCAAAAAAAGCGACTCATATCAACTACATTTAGAAAATGAAAACAGCAGAAATAAAGATTCGATAGCCTATCAAATAGATGTCATCAAAGATGAGTTTCCAAAAATAGCTATAGACACTTATCAGGACACCACTCTTTATGCTTTTATCATCTTTAACGGATTGGTAAGCGATGATTACGGTATTTCTAAATTAGAATTTGTCTATACCAAAAATGATACACGTACTATCCACTCCATTCCATTCAATAAGCAACTCACTTCACAAGATTACTACTATCAATGGAATCTAGACTCACTAGACCTCAAAGAAGGAGAGAATATTGAATATTTTATTCGTGTATGGGACAATGATGGAATAAATGGAAAAAAACCATCACAAACAGCAACCTACAATTTCAAACTTCCTGAAAAAAATGAAATCAAAGAAAAAATTGATAAACAAGCTATAGGTGCTAAAAAAGAACTCGACAAATCGCTAGAAGAAGCTCAAGACCTTAATGATCAAATCAAAGACATTCAAAATGACCTGAAAAGCAAGGAAAACCTGAATTGGCAAGAAAATAAAAAAGTCAACGACCTGATCAAACAAAAAGAAAAGCTGGAAAATGCCATTGAAAAAATTTCACAACAAAATAAGGATCTAGCGAAGAAACAAGAGCGCTTCAACCAACCCAATGAGAAACTACAACAAAAAGTAGCTCAACTACAGAAACTCATGGATGAAATCCTAGACGAAGAAACCAAACAACTCTATAAAGAACTTAAAAAGCTACTAGAAGAACAAAAAGGGTCTGATGATATAGAAGAAGTCATGGATCAAATTGAAAAGAAAGAAGAAAACCTGCAGAAAGAAATAGAGCGAGCGATCGAAATGTTTAAAAGACTCCAATTTGACTATAAAATGGATGAAATAATCAATGACTTAGATAAACTAGAAAAAGAACAAGAAAAATTATCTGAAGAGACACTCGACAAAAAAAACGACACACAATCACTAAAAGAACAGCAAGAAGAACTGAATAAAGATTTTGAAGACATAGAAAAGCAAATGGAACAACTGGATGAACTCAACCAAGAGATGAAACAACCAGAAAATCTTGAAGACCTCAGCGAAGAAGAATCCAATATCAAAAAAGAACAACAAGAGAGTCAAAAACAACTCCAAGATAACAAACGAAAGAAGTCCTCAGAGTCTCAAAAGAAAGCAGCAGACAATATCAACCAAATGAAAAACAAAATGTCTGACATGCAAGCCAGCATGGAAATGATGATGATGCAAGAGAACTTAGACCATCTCAGAGATATAATCGACAACTTAGTAAAAATATCCTTCGATCAAGAACGCATCATGACGGCATTTAAAGGAGTAAACCAAAGTGATCCTCGTTTTGTGACCCTATCACAAGAACAACTAAAACTAAAAGACGATGCCGTGATTATAGAAGATAGCCTGCTGTCCCTAGCCAATAGAGTTTTTCAAATACAAAGTTTCATTACCCGAGAAGTAGGAGCCATGAATGATGAAATAGAGGCCAGTCTTCAAGGCCTCAAAGACAGACGCATGTCAGAAGCCACTACACATCAACAATACGCCATGAGTGCTATAAACAACCTAGCCCTGCTGCTAGACGATGTATTACAGCAAATGCAACAACAAATGGCAGACGCCATGGGCAAACCTCAAAAAGGACAAAAGGGCAAAAAGAAAAACATGTCTGGACTATCCGAACTACAACAGCAGTTAAATAAAAAAATAGAGGATCTTAAAAAGAGCGGGAAGTCTGGCCGTCCATTGTCCAAAGAATTAGCAGAACTAGCAGCAGAACAAGAGATGCTTCGAAACGAACTTCAGAATCTCCAAGATCAACTAGAAGAAAAAGAAGGAGAGGGTACAGGAAAAAATCTAAAAGAAGCAATAGAAAAAATGGAAAAAACAGAACAAGACTTAGTAAATAAGCGCATCACACAAGAAACTATCAATAGACAAAAAGATATTTTGACCCGAATGCTAAAGGCTGAAAATGCCCTCAGAGAACGTGAGCTAGATCATGAAAGAGAAGCGGAACAGGCTAATAATTATGAAAGGGCTTTGCCTCCAGCTTTCGAAGAATATATAAAAGCCAAACAAAAAGAACTTGAACTCTTAAATACCGTTCCTCCTAAGATGAATCCCTATTATAAGGAAGAAGTAAATAAATACTTCCGCAGGTTGAACGAACAATAA